In the Pseudonocardia sediminis genome, GCACCGCCTGCGCCGACCATCCCGGGTCACCGGGCTCGGCGAACGGACTGACCTGCACGGACACGAGATCGATACGCATGAAACCTCCGGGCTGCACGCCAAAGCGGGCACGCGCAGGTGGCTCTACACGTCTCTCGGTGACGGGATACCCGTTCGCCGCGGCCGTCACACGCCCGTCTCGGCGAACCGGGTTTACCGGGCCCCCCGGGAGGTACAGCCGTGGCGCCGGGCGGCTCGTCCGGCGCACCCGCCACGGAAGGACCACATGCGCGACGACGTGCGCACCCCCGGGTCGCCGTCCCCCTCGACCCGGTCGCCGGCGGATCGAGACGACTCCCTGCTCGGCTCCCCGCCCGGCTCCCCGTACGACTCCGGGCACGCCCCCCGGTACGACACGGCGGCACCGGATCCCGGCCCCGACCCCGTGGCGAGCCGCTTCACCCGGGCCGCACGGTGCGGTGAGCTGGATCTGCCCTCCCCCGGACGGGGTGCCACCCCGCGTCGCTGGGCCACGCTCGCCCGCTGGGGTCGCTCCGACCTCGCGTTCGCCCGGCTGGCCGAGGGACACACCGACGCGCTGGCGATCCTCGACGAGGGCGGTGCCGTCGCCCGGCCCGGAGCCCGGTACGGGGTGTGGGCCGCCCGCTCCGGCGGGACCGGCGCCGACCTCGGCGACGGGCCGCGGCACGGCCGGCGCCTGTTCGGCACCGTCCGCTTCTGCTCCGGCGCCCACCTGCTGGACCGGGCGCTCGTCGTGGCCGCCGGGCCCGGCGGGAGCCGGATCGTCGACGTCGCCCTGGACGACCCCCGGGTCCGTCCGGTGCCCGGCACCTGGCGCTCGCACGGCATGGCCGGCAGCGACAGCGCCGACGTCGAGCTCGACGGCGTAGCCGTCACCGACGACCAGCTGCTGGGCGCGCCCGGCTTCTACACCGACCGGCCCGGGTTCTGGTGGGGCGGCGGCGGGGTGGCCGCGGTCTGGCTCGGCGGCGCCGCCGGGGTGTGCGACGACGTGACGGCGGCACTGCGCGCCGGCCGGCCCGACGCGCACCAGCTCGCCGGGCTCGGGGCCGTGCACACCGCGGTGGCCACGGCCGACGCGCTGCTGGCGCGGACCGCGCGGCGGATCGACGCCGACCCCGGCTCCCCGCACCGCGACGACGTGTGGACGGCCCGCGCCGCGGCGGAGCACCTGTGCCGCACCGTGCTCGACGCCGCGCCGCGGATCGCCGGGGCCGCGACCCTGACCCGCGACGACCGCTTCGCCGCACGTCTCGCCGACCTGCAGGTCTACTCGCGGCAGCACCACGGCGACCGTG is a window encoding:
- a CDS encoding acyl-CoA/acyl-ACP dehydrogenase — encoded protein: MRDDVRTPGSPSPSTRSPADRDDSLLGSPPGSPYDSGHAPRYDTAAPDPGPDPVASRFTRAARCGELDLPSPGRGATPRRWATLARWGRSDLAFARLAEGHTDALAILDEGGAVARPGARYGVWAARSGGTGADLGDGPRHGRRLFGTVRFCSGAHLLDRALVVAAGPGGSRIVDVALDDPRVRPVPGTWRSHGMAGSDSADVELDGVAVTDDQLLGAPGFYTDRPGFWWGGGGVAAVWLGGAAGVCDDVTAALRAGRPDAHQLAGLGAVHTAVATADALLARTARRIDADPGSPHRDDVWTARAAAEHLCRTVLDAAPRIAGAATLTRDDRFAARLADLQVYSRQHHGDRDLAELGRAVLDGDR